TGGCGCCGGGCCTGCATCGCTTGTATGCGCTGCATCCGGACTTCGCGTTCGCCTGGGCGGATGTCGAGGCCAGAGCAGGCAGGCCCGCAAAGGTGACGATCCCTCTCGCCCGCGGCGGCAACATCGAAGGAGCGGTGACGCGCGAAGGAGAACCTGCCGCCGAGATATGGGTGCGGGCGCTGCCCGATACGCTCCTGGATTGGCCCAATCTGCAAGATGTGGCTAACGAACTCATGGCTAAGCAGGTTTCCCGTCTATACGCACGAACCGACGCCTCCGGCGCTTATGCCCTCACAAACATCCCGCCGGGACGTTACCTGGTAGCCGCCGACAGCGAGTTCGGCGCCATACAGGAGAAAGCGAACCGGGCGGGGGCGGAGGGTTTGGTGGAGGCAACCGTTGAACCAGATATGGTTACGCAAGTTGACATCGCGCTAAATTGAATTTATTGATTGCAACAGGCCTTGCCATTATGTTTGAATCAATAGTTTGTCAACTCTGAATAACTCTTAATGGAATTGCCGTTTCCTGCGGTACGCATGAAGCCTTACGCTGCTCGGCAGAGCAAGTTCACCCCAAAAGAATATAAACAAAAACCATAATATCAATTAGACCCTGCATCGTCACAAGTCTTGTATTTCTAAGGCTTTCCGCACATTCTCTTAGAAATGGCAGACAAAATTTCTTGTGGCCGTCCTGAAATGGCGGAGTTGGCAAGACACTTGCGTTCCCAAATGCAAATGTTCTTGTCGTGACCGAAACGGCGGGGGTTAGATTCCACCCACCCTGATTAGGAGGCATTAAGGGCCATGAGAAACCGGGCAAACTTTGGACAAGGAACAATAGTAGTGCTTCTGGCGCTGTGCGCGCACGCGGCAAGCGGCACGATGATCGATCTCACCACGGCGGGGGCCAGCGGCGTGATCAACGACGCGATTTTCCAGCAGATAGACCCTCGGGCAACGGGCACGGGAGTGATCGATTCCTTCGCTCAGATTGGCGCAGCCAACCAGGTGGAAGTGCAGGCTTACAATACTACCGTTAACAATGTTCTCAACAACGGTGCTCCCGACAACTTCAATCACTCTATTACTTTGGGGATCGTGCCCATTGTGAGCATCGAAACTGTCGATTATTACCAATTCTTGCTGGACATCAACGAGAACAACAATGCGGCACTGGACCAGTACCTGTCGCTCGACGAGGTTCAGATTTTCGTCGGCGACACGCCCAATCCCAGTTCCACGTCGTTTGACGCTGACGGCATCTTGCAGGGTGTCGGCACGTTAGTCTATGACATGGAGAGCAACCTCAGGAATTGGGTGGCCCTGGATTATTCACTGAACACGGGCAGCGGCTCCGGCGACATGTTCCTGTACGTGCCCGTTTCCAATTTTGGCGGCGCTGGCGATGACGCCATCGTTACACTGTATTCATATTTCGGGCGCCAGGGGCTGAATCCCGCGGAATATGGCGAAGGCAACTTCGGCAATTTCTACAACAGCGACGGGTTTGAGGAATGGGCCGTGCTTGTACAGGAAGACCCCATTGCTCCCGAGCCGGCTACGCTGTCATTGATCGGCCTTGGCATAGCGGGTCTCGTCGTGCGGCGTTTCACGCGCACGAGCTGACGCGATAGACGCTGACAGACCCCCCCCGGGGACGTGAAACTCCTCCTGACGAGTGACGTTCACGTCCCCGAACCTTTTCCCGCCGCCCTATTGCCTCATTGTCAGCCGAGCTTCCAGTCGCCGCGGTATTTGCGTGTCAGGAGGCCGTTGAGAGACGGTTCCTTGGAGAAGGTTTCGGTCTTGGGGTCCCAATGAAGTGTTGCGCCGAGTTCGCAGGCGATTTTCCCGAGATGGCCTATGGACGCCGAGCGATGGCCGGCATTGACCGGCGCGGCAGGATCCTGGCGCGACTTCACACAGTTCAGGAAATCGCGCATGTGGTTTCCTTCCGAGCGGAACCGGAAATCGCTGTCTTTAACCGTGAGCTTCAGCAGTTCCTCGTTGCTGGCCCTGAATTCGCCGCGGTCCACGTAGATCCATTCACCGTCTCGTGCGATGAATTGCGTGCCGAGCCTGTCGCCCGCGGCTT
The window above is part of the Candidatus Hydrogenedentota bacterium genome. Proteins encoded here:
- a CDS encoding PEP-CTERM sorting domain-containing protein, producing the protein MRNRANFGQGTIVVLLALCAHAASGTMIDLTTAGASGVINDAIFQQIDPRATGTGVIDSFAQIGAANQVEVQAYNTTVNNVLNNGAPDNFNHSITLGIVPIVSIETVDYYQFLLDINENNNAALDQYLSLDEVQIFVGDTPNPSSTSFDADGILQGVGTLVYDMESNLRNWVALDYSLNTGSGSGDMFLYVPVSNFGGAGDDAIVTLYSYFGRQGLNPAEYGEGNFGNFYNSDGFEEWAVLVQEDPIAPEPATLSLIGLGIAGLVVRRFTRTS